The proteins below are encoded in one region of Oncorhynchus tshawytscha isolate Ot180627B linkage group LG04, Otsh_v2.0, whole genome shotgun sequence:
- the ptgs1 gene encoding prostaglandin G/H synthase 1 isoform X2: MNPCCYYPCQNWGVCLRFGTDRYECDCTRTGFYGQNCTIPEFWTRVYLKLKPSPDVVHYILTHFHWLWSLINRTFLRDWLMRVVLTVRANLIPSPPTFNSKYGYLSWESYSNVSYYTRILPPVPEGCPTPMGAKGKSVLPDPKLVVEKFLLRRKFRPDPQGTNLMFAFFAQHFTHQFFKTQNSMGLGFTRALGHGVDAGHVYGDNLVRQLNLRLLKDGKMKYQVIKGEVYPPTIAEAPVNMSYPRGVPDGQRMAIGQEVFGLLPGLTMYATLWLREHNRVCDILKAEHPTWGDEQLFQTTRLIVIGETIRIVIEDYVQHLSGYLLDLKFDPVLLFKSTFQYRNRIAVEFNQLYHWHPLMPDSFHIDGDVVPYSQFIFNTSIVTHYGVEKLVDAFSRQCAGQIGGGKNIHPVVTKVAEGVIEESRALRLQPFNEYRKRFNLRPYTSFSDFTGEEEIARELEELYGDIDALEFYPALMLEKTRPNAIFGESMVEMGAPFSLKGLLGNPICSPEYWKPSTFGGQTGFDIVNSASLERLVCLNTKWCPYVAFSVPPAGQEPPPRKTSTEL, translated from the exons CTGAGTTCTGGACAAGGGTCTACCTGAAGCTGAAGCCGAGCCCTGATGTGGTCCACTACATCCTTACACACTTCCACTGGCTGTGGAGCCTCATCAACAGGACCTTCCTACGGGACTGGCTCATGAGGGTGGTCCTCACAG TCAGAGCAAACCTTATTCCCAGTCCTCCTACCTTCAACTCAAAGTATGGATACCTCAGCTGGGAATCCTACTCCAATGTCTCCTATTACACCCGTATCCTACCCCCTGTGCCTGAAGGCTGCCCCACCCCTATGGGTGCCAAAG GAAAGTCTGTCCTCCCAGACCCAAAGCTGGTGGTGGAGAAGTTTCTGCTGAGGAGGAAGTTCAGGCCGGATCCACAGGGAACCAACCTGATGTTTGCTTTCTTCGCTCAGCACTTCACCCATCAGTTCTTCAAGACTCAAAACAGCATGGGCCTGGGCTTCACCAGGGCGTTGGGGCATGGG GTGGATGCCGGCCATGTCTACGGCGATAATCTGGTGCGTCAACTGAACCTCCGGCTTCTTAAAGATGGAAAGATGAAATACCAG GTAATTAAAGGTGAGGTGTACCCTCCAACGATAGCCGAGGCGCCAGTGAATATGAGCTACCCTCGAGGGGTTCCCGACGGGCAGCGCATGGCCATTGGGCAGGAGGTGTTTGGGCTGCTGCCAGGCCTCACCATGTACGCCACCCTGTGGCTGAGAGAACACAACCGCGTCTGTGACATCCTGAAGGCCGAGCACCCCACCTGGGGGGATGAGCAGCTCTTCCAGACCACCAGGCTCATCGTCATAG GTGAGACTATCCGGATAGTGATCGAGGACTACGTGCAGCACCTGAGCGGCTACCTGTTGGATCTGAAGTTCGATCCGGTCCTGCTCTTCAAGTCCACGTTCCAGTACAGGAACCGCATCGCTGTGGAGTTCAACCAACTGTACCACTGGCACCCCCTTATGCCAGACAGCTTCCACATAGACGGAGACGTGGTGCCCTACTCCCAGTTCATCTTCAACACCTCCATCGTCACACACTACGGGGTGGAGAAACTGGTGGACGCTTTCTCACGCCAGTGTGCTGGACAG ATAGGAGGTGGGAAGAACATCCACCCAGTGGTGACCAAGGTGGCCGAGGGTGTTATTGAAGAGTCCAGGGCTCTGCGTCTCCAACCCTTCAACGAGTACAGGAAGAGGTTCAACCTGAGGCCCTACACATCTTTCTCTGACTTCACTG GTGAGGAGGAGATAGCCAGGGAGCTGGAGGAGCTCTATGGTGACATCGATGCGCTGGAGTTCTACCCCGCCCTCATGCTGGAGAAGACACGCCCCAACGCCATATTTGGCGAGAGCATGGTGGAGATGGGGGCTCCCTTCTCCCTGAAAGGCCTTCTGGGTAACCCGATCTGTTCCCCTGAGTACTGGAAGCCCAGCACGTTTGGAGGCCAGACAGGCTTTGATATAGTCAACTCAGCCTCGCTGGAGAGACTGGTGTGTCTGAACACTAAGTGGTGTCCGTACGTAGCCTTCAGTGTGCCTCCAGCTGGGCAGGAGCCGCCGCCAAGGAAAACGTCCACTGAACTGTAA